From Xylocopilactobacillus apis, a single genomic window includes:
- a CDS encoding ABC transporter ATP-binding protein produces the protein MKEIASSIKLFWSYFRHFLFPLLIVVVLIVVGIYFEVHAPAYLGDAITALTKYLNKFMNPATRALANRQDFNHFLKMMMLFFAASALAQFVAAFIMIHISSKTNGNMRTSLFVKLQRMTIHYFDTHRDGEILARFTTDLDNIFNGLSQGMYQILNDIALWAGVILMMFKKDVKLAWVTMATTPIALIIAAVVISLASKYVDRQQEALSDLNGYINEQVTGQKLNIVNSLQGESISGFTKHNKKVKKLTLKGTIYSSMLFPLMQGMSLLNTAIVIFYGSYLVTSGQVSAAIGVGLIVTFVEYSQLYYQPIMDITSMYNMFQLAFTGGRRLLEIFNQKNERDSSNAKEYHPLKNKIKFQDVRFSYVPGKEVLHGINEDLEKGKMVALVGPTGSGKTTVMNLLNRFYDVDSGAILFDDRNIKEYSLKSLRKNVGIVLQDAIIFSGSIRDNIKFGKPEASDEEIFEAAKLANVHDFVISLPEGYDTQISNENPIFSSGQIQLLSIARTILTNPDLLVLDEATSNVDTVTEAHLQEAMNNVISGRTSFVIAHRLKTIRSANKIIVLKDGDVIETGTHSDLLKKNGFYAELYRNQMLFE, from the coding sequence GTGAAAGAAATTGCATCTAGTATTAAGCTTTTTTGGAGTTATTTTCGGCACTTCTTATTTCCACTGTTAATTGTTGTTGTTCTGATTGTTGTTGGAATTTATTTTGAGGTTCATGCACCTGCTTATTTAGGAGATGCAATTACTGCACTTACAAAATATTTAAATAAATTTATGAATCCCGCAACAAGAGCACTAGCTAATCGACAAGATTTTAACCACTTTTTAAAAATGATGATGCTTTTCTTTGCTGCAAGTGCTTTAGCACAATTTGTCGCTGCTTTTATAATGATTCATATTTCAAGCAAAACTAATGGAAATATGAGAACTTCACTTTTTGTTAAATTACAGCGAATGACTATTCATTATTTTGATACTCATCGTGATGGTGAGATTTTAGCACGTTTTACAACGGATTTAGATAATATTTTTAATGGACTAAGCCAAGGAATGTATCAGATCTTAAATGATATCGCTTTGTGGGCGGGGGTCATTTTAATGATGTTCAAAAAAGATGTAAAGTTAGCTTGGGTTACCATGGCTACCACGCCAATTGCTTTGATTATTGCAGCAGTTGTTATAAGTTTGGCCTCTAAATATGTAGATCGCCAACAAGAAGCGCTAAGTGATCTTAATGGGTATATTAATGAACAAGTAACCGGTCAAAAATTAAATATTGTTAATTCTCTTCAGGGAGAATCAATTTCTGGTTTTACAAAACACAATAAAAAAGTTAAAAAGCTGACATTAAAGGGAACAATTTATTCAAGTATGTTATTTCCTTTAATGCAGGGGATGTCGTTATTAAATACGGCAATCGTTATTTTTTATGGATCATATTTGGTAACAAGCGGTCAAGTTTCTGCAGCAATTGGAGTCGGTTTAATTGTGACATTTGTTGAGTATTCGCAATTGTATTATCAGCCAATCATGGATATTACATCAATGTATAACATGTTTCAGTTGGCATTTACGGGAGGTCGACGACTGCTTGAAATTTTTAATCAAAAAAATGAAAGAGATTCATCAAATGCAAAAGAATATCATCCTCTAAAAAATAAAATTAAATTCCAAGATGTTCGATTCAGCTATGTTCCGGGTAAAGAAGTCCTTCATGGAATTAACGAAGATCTGGAAAAAGGTAAAATGGTTGCCTTGGTTGGACCAACCGGATCCGGTAAGACAACGGTGATGAATTTATTAAATCGTTTCTATGATGTAGATTCCGGAGCCATTTTATTTGATGACCGTAATATTAAAGAATATAGTTTAAAAAGTTTAAGGAAAAACGTGGGAATTGTGCTGCAGGATGCCATTATCTTTTCTGGCAGTATTAGAGATAACATTAAATTTGGCAAACCAGAAGCTAGTGATGAAGAAATTTTCGAAGCTGCAAAATTAGCCAACGTTCATGATTTTGTGATTTCCTTACCAGAAGGCTATGATACCCAAATTTCAAATGAAAATCCGATTTTTTCTTCGGGTCAAATTCAATTATTGTCAATTGCTAGGACAATTTTGACAAATCCAGATCTCTTGGTTCTTGATGAAGCTACGAGTAATGTAGATACAGTGACTGAAGCTCATTTACAAGAAGCAATGAATAATGTAATTTCCGGGCGTACAAGTTTTGTGATCGCTCATCGGCTGAAGACGATCCGCAGTGCTAATAAAATTATTGTTTTAAAAGATGGAGATGTAATTGAAACTGGAACTCATTCAGATCTGTTGAAGAAAAATGGATTTTATGCTGAATTATATCGGAATCAAATGTTATTTGAGTAA
- a CDS encoding ABC transporter ATP-binding protein, whose translation MSLILKKYWLDITIAIIMIVIATFSTLFQPTLMKDVFSAILNNNHNQLKQLGIFLIFLAVLGLTAGVVNTIFAARVAQNVAYDLRDKQYRKIQNFSFSNIEKFTPGNLVVRMTNDVTQVQNLIMMFLQTIFRAPIMFFGALVFAIITIPQFWWIIAVVVSMIVIVSAYAFFRMEKFFNITQQLVDKVNGIARESLMGIRVIKSFVQEDQQINKFEETSDQLTDVNIKTGNLFSFLIPLFFLFANLAITGSIFLVGFMVTKDSTLVARIASFVNYLFQIMFAIVMAGFTITFASRGLVSIRRIDEVFKTQSDLVYQNDEPQEFDGSIEFDQVSFTYPGDLNPILKNISFDIKPREMIGIVGATGSGKSTLAQLIARIYDPTEGVVKVGGHDLRAVSETSLRQNVSLVLQKPILFSGTVADNLRQGKSNASVDEMKKAAEISQAAEFINNLPNKFESKVEERSANFSGGQKQRLSIARGVIGEPKVLILDDSTSALDAKSEKKVKDALNRELKNTTKIIISEKISSVINADRIIVLDHGKVSGIGSHQDLVKTNQVYQEIYATQKALQGEV comes from the coding sequence TTGAGCTTGATTTTAAAAAAATATTGGTTGGATATTACTATTGCAATAATTATGATTGTGATTGCAACTTTCTCAACATTGTTTCAACCAACCTTGATGAAAGATGTTTTTAGTGCAATTTTAAATAATAATCATAATCAATTAAAACAGTTAGGAATTTTTTTGATTTTTTTAGCAGTTCTAGGGTTAACTGCAGGAGTTGTTAACACTATTTTTGCTGCTCGCGTAGCACAAAATGTTGCTTACGATTTACGCGATAAACAGTATCGAAAAATTCAGAATTTCTCATTTAGTAATATTGAAAAGTTCACTCCCGGAAATTTGGTAGTGAGAATGACTAATGATGTTACTCAAGTTCAAAATCTAATAATGATGTTTTTGCAGACAATTTTTCGTGCACCAATTATGTTTTTTGGCGCTTTAGTATTTGCAATTATTACAATTCCTCAATTTTGGTGGATTATTGCGGTTGTTGTATCAATGATTGTCATTGTTTCTGCGTATGCTTTTTTCAGAATGGAAAAGTTTTTTAATATAACTCAACAATTGGTTGATAAGGTTAATGGTATTGCAAGAGAATCATTAATGGGCATTAGAGTAATTAAGTCTTTTGTCCAAGAAGATCAGCAAATTAATAAGTTTGAAGAAACTTCTGACCAATTAACAGACGTAAATATTAAAACTGGAAACCTTTTTTCCTTTTTAATACCGTTATTTTTCTTATTTGCTAATTTAGCAATTACTGGGTCAATCTTTTTAGTCGGTTTTATGGTTACAAAAGATTCAACCCTAGTTGCAAGAATTGCAAGTTTTGTAAATTATTTGTTTCAAATCATGTTTGCCATCGTAATGGCTGGATTCACTATCACTTTTGCCAGCCGCGGATTAGTTTCAATCAGAAGAATTGATGAGGTTTTTAAAACTCAGTCTGATTTAGTTTATCAAAATGATGAGCCGCAAGAGTTTGATGGCTCGATTGAATTTGATCAAGTTTCTTTTACTTATCCAGGTGATTTGAATCCAATTTTAAAAAATATTAGTTTTGACATCAAGCCTCGTGAAATGATAGGAATTGTCGGAGCCACCGGATCTGGAAAATCAACTTTAGCTCAATTAATTGCGCGAATATATGATCCAACTGAAGGTGTAGTCAAAGTAGGAGGACATGATTTACGAGCAGTTAGCGAAACGAGCTTAAGACAAAATGTTTCTTTAGTTTTACAAAAACCAATTTTATTTTCTGGTACTGTTGCTGATAATTTGAGGCAGGGGAAAAGTAATGCCAGTGTAGATGAAATGAAAAAAGCTGCTGAAATTTCACAAGCAGCCGAATTTATTAATAATCTACCAAATAAATTTGAATCAAAAGTAGAAGAGCGTTCGGCTAACTTCTCTGGTGGTCAAAAACAGCGCTTATCAATTGCTAGAGGTGTTATTGGCGAGCCAAAAGTTTTAATTTTAGATGATTCGACATCTGCTCTTGATGCCAAAAGTGAAAAAAAAGTTAAAGATGCCTTAAATCGAGAGCTTAAAAATACAACAAAAATTATTATTTCTGAGAAAATTTCGTCGGTTATTAATGCTGATCGTATTATTGTGCTAGATCACGGAAAAGTTTCAGGAATTGGCAGTCATCAAGATTTGGTGAAAACTAATCAAGTTTATCAAGAAATTTATGCAACTCAAAAGGCATTGCAGGGTGAGGTATAG
- a CDS encoding glycosyltransferase family 2 protein: MPDEARFLILIAAHNEEAVIGNTLAGLKDLEYDPSLYKIIVVNDNSTDQTGKICDQYGIEHVDTIEKKFPREGVGKPGGIQYALRALGFEKLVKKYDLLFILDADNHVDNNILKEINSQWLWHHKPEAIQSYLGVKNWKSILASGYAINYWTTNRFFQLAKYRLHLPASIGGTGFAVRVDWLIWNGGFKYKSLTEDLEMEIQIVEDRGRVLWNHFAQIYDEKPDKLKVAMVQRFRWAKGHWYVCLTNFYKLFYDFLKSGNFSNIDQIMYLFSMAQVVQYFAFILAFIYELLTIILGHTGQIAILGQFVSMLIPSTGITIFFGIYQFIVLPFYATLFDAPEKKFFKFIFLGLPYYSWTYLIDQFWGLVNWRQQGKWVRTPHDKEVKITKNADHQQVVVEENKNYQT, translated from the coding sequence ATGCCAGACGAAGCTAGATTTTTAATTTTAATTGCTGCTCATAACGAAGAAGCAGTGATTGGAAATACTTTAGCTGGACTTAAAGATCTTGAATACGATCCTTCTTTATACAAAATAATCGTTGTTAATGATAATTCCACTGATCAAACTGGAAAAATTTGCGATCAGTACGGAATTGAACACGTTGACACAATTGAAAAAAAGTTTCCGCGTGAAGGTGTAGGAAAACCAGGAGGAATTCAATATGCTTTAAGAGCATTGGGATTTGAAAAACTAGTTAAAAAGTATGATCTACTATTTATTTTAGATGCTGACAATCATGTTGATAACAACATCTTAAAAGAAATTAACTCGCAGTGGTTATGGCACCATAAACCTGAAGCAATTCAATCCTACCTGGGGGTTAAAAATTGGAAAAGTATTTTAGCATCTGGTTATGCGATTAACTATTGGACAACCAATCGATTTTTCCAGCTGGCTAAATATCGCCTACACCTACCAGCATCAATTGGTGGAACTGGCTTTGCAGTTAGAGTTGATTGGTTAATTTGGAATGGTGGATTCAAATATAAATCTTTAACTGAAGACCTTGAAATGGAAATTCAAATTGTTGAAGATCGGGGAAGAGTCTTATGGAATCATTTTGCCCAGATTTATGATGAAAAGCCTGACAAATTAAAAGTTGCGATGGTTCAAAGATTTCGTTGGGCAAAAGGACATTGGTATGTCTGTTTAACAAATTTTTATAAATTATTTTATGATTTTTTAAAGAGTGGTAATTTTAGTAATATTGATCAAATTATGTATCTGTTCAGTATGGCTCAAGTCGTTCAGTATTTTGCCTTTATCCTTGCGTTTATCTATGAATTATTAACTATCATTTTAGGACATACTGGCCAAATAGCAATTTTAGGACAATTTGTTTCAATGCTGATTCCATCAACTGGTATTACCATTTTCTTTGGAATCTATCAGTTTATTGTACTTCCGTTCTACGCTACCCTTTTTGATGCTCCTGAAAAGAAGTTTTTTAAATTTATTTTTCTCGGACTTCCTTACTACAGCTGGACCTATTTAATTGATCAATTTTGGGGTCTAGTAAATTGGCGGCAGCAAGGTAAATGGGTTCGAACACCTCATGATAAAGAGGTTAAAATTACAAAGAATGCTGATCATCAGCAAGTAGTAGTTGAAGAAAATAAAAATTATCAAACTTAA
- a CDS encoding glycosyltransferase family 2 protein, with amino-acid sequence MRKRLISIIVPCFNEESALPEYFKAMQKMFLNLEEKRENFTHEYIFIDDGSKDSTLNEMESLAVQEPDQVHFISFSRNFGKEAAFLAGLRAAKGDYIAVMDVDLQDPPEMIPEMLKGIVDEGYDMVGSKRVDRSGEPLVRSFFAKFFYKFVNRISDTKIVEGVRDYRLMTRQVVDAILSMPETNRFSKGIFSWVGFKTKYLPYKNVVREEGKSRFTFWKLLNYSLDGIIDFSELPLTLASFVGIISCFLAIIAMIFVIVRRLIFGDPVSGWASLVTIILFIGGIQLFCIGIVGKYIGRIYLETKHRPIYVIKKKK; translated from the coding sequence GTGAGAAAAAGATTAATTTCGATTATTGTTCCCTGTTTTAACGAGGAATCAGCATTACCGGAATATTTTAAAGCAATGCAAAAGATGTTTTTGAACCTTGAAGAAAAACGGGAAAATTTTACTCACGAATATATTTTTATTGATGATGGTTCAAAAGATAGTACCTTAAATGAAATGGAAAGTTTAGCAGTTCAAGAACCCGATCAAGTTCATTTTATTTCTTTTTCACGTAATTTTGGTAAGGAAGCCGCTTTTTTAGCAGGATTAAGGGCTGCAAAAGGGGATTATATTGCAGTTATGGATGTCGATTTGCAGGATCCACCGGAAATGATTCCTGAAATGCTCAAAGGAATTGTTGATGAAGGTTATGATATGGTTGGCAGTAAAAGAGTGGATCGAAGCGGAGAACCTCTTGTTAGATCCTTCTTTGCTAAATTTTTCTATAAATTCGTTAATCGAATTTCAGACACTAAAATAGTTGAAGGAGTAAGAGATTATCGTTTAATGACAAGACAAGTTGTCGATGCGATTTTATCAATGCCTGAAACTAACCGTTTTTCAAAAGGAATTTTTAGTTGGGTTGGATTTAAAACTAAATATTTGCCTTACAAAAATGTAGTTCGGGAAGAGGGAAAGTCTCGTTTTACTTTTTGGAAACTTTTAAATTATTCACTTGATGGCATCATCGATTTTTCAGAGTTACCGCTAACATTGGCTTCTTTTGTTGGTATTATTAGTTGCTTTTTAGCAATTATAGCGATGATTTTTGTCATTGTTCGAAGGTTAATCTTTGGAGATCCGGTTAGTGGATGGGCGTCTCTTGTGACAATTATTCTTTTTATTGGGGGAATTCAGCTTTTTTGTATTGGAATTGTCGGAAAATATATCGGAAGAATTTACTTAGAGACAAAGCATCGACCAATTTATGTAATAAAAAAGAAAAAATAA